The genomic DNA TGTCGGCCCCATACACCTCTGGGCTGCTGCACTTGTGGTCTGCGACCAGGGGGACCAGCGCCTCCCGCAGGGAGCTGGAGTAGCCACTCACATCTGTGGAAGGGTGCGCTCAGGGTGGGCGGGGCTCCCTGGGGCTGGCCCCCACTCCCCTGGACacggtgccccctcccccactcactctcatCCTGGTGGCCCCAGCCCGCAATCTGGCACTTGTGTCCAGCTGGGAAGGGGCTGCTGGGCTCAGGCAGGCAGATAGGCTGGACGAACTGGGAGCGGACGGCACAGCGGTCCCCCTTCTTCTTCAGCCGGATCAAGACTGGCCAAGAGAGAGACCAGAGATCAGCCCTCAGCCCGGGCCATGGGGGTCCATGCAGGGGCACAGAGGCTGTGGCCTGGGAGACCCGGGTTGGAGCAGGAGAGCTGGCCCAGGGCTCGGCAAGGCTGGCCAGCCAGGTCTTCCTCCCGCCAGGCCAAGGCCACTCTGCCTTACCAGGTTCCCTCGCTGCCCTCCCCTCCGCCTCGcccttccccttctgtctctcctttcctgccccttccctcccttcccctcttcccctctccccaggtcGGCCTGATGCCtacccctgcctctctcctggtTCTGGCCTGGGGTGTGCAAAGCACACACACATCCTTGGCCCTGTAGTACCCCAACATGTCCCAAGCCTTACCCAGGTCATGGTCACTGGGGTTGAACACTGAGTACATGGGGTACGGGATGTATTTCTCGATGCCAAACGTCTGTGTTACGTCCGTTGTTTGGTTGAAGAAGTGTTGGCCTAGGACCACTAAGACACTTTCCCTGCGGGGGctgcgcagggcggctggtggcAGCACGACCCAGGCCCGCCCCTCGGGCCCCGCCCTTCCCCCCACAAGCCCCTCCCGTCGGGTCCCTCCCACaggtccctcccctcccctcagggcCCGCCCCGAGCCCCCCCGCAGACCCCTCCCCTCAGGCTCTCCCCTCTGGCCCCGCCTCCTCAGGCTCCGCCCCACCACCCCCTGCGGCTCAAGCATCCTGGAGAGAGCCGCAGAAACAGATCCCTGCGGAGAGGCCTGGGGGTGCGGGGAGTGGTGGGCTATGGCGACACACAGGATCTCAGGCTGTGCCATCTCTAATGCATCCCTTTTAGTAACCTCAGGCGGACACCATGCTGATTGGGGCCTGAGTGGGTGgagaccccagccctgcctggcgGCCCTGACCCAGCTCCTATCTAGCCTGGGTCCCCCAGATCCAGCCCCTCACTTCTGCTGAGCACAGGCCCTGGGCCCCCACGGTCAGGCTCTCCGTCCCcactctgggcctctgttttccCAGCTCCTGTTGAAGGGGGTAACCCCCAGCCTGGCTTGGGCTTCCTTCATTGGACTCCAGGCCACTGTGGGACCTTGGCCCCTAGGCCCTCCCAGGCCTTAGGCCCTTCTGGAAAATGGGCTCCTACACCAGGGGCAGCCAGCCAGCTCAGCACACAGTGGGGCTTGGTGCCTGGCCTTTGGTCAGGGTCAGCAACCCAAGTCCAGGGCCAGAGATGGGGATGCATGGATCTTGCTCAGGTAGGCTCTCAGGGGGACGGCCAGTGAACTCAGGGCTTGAAACACCCAGGCCTCcatggatgggggaggggggggaacaGATTGGCTGAGTGTGAGGCAGGGCGAGGCGGGGCGGGCTGTCCACCGGCTCTGGGCCCCCCTGTTCTGTCTTTTGCCCCTTTTGCTCCTTTGCCAAAAGAGCACGCCCCTCCTGGGGGGGCCACCTGGGAGTCCATTTTTCACCTCCAGTGCCCCTGCCTcactcccccagccctggcctagATGTGAGGAGTGGGTACaggctcccctcctccagcctcttaAACCCCCACCCAATCTCTTTCCATACTAGGGAGGCCTCAAAGGTCCTATTTCCCAGGACCAGCGGCAATCCTACCACAGGTCACAGCTTTGCACAGGGCAGGCCTTGcacccactgccccccacccatgCTGTAGTCCCTGGGTGACCAGTGAGACTCAAGGCCAGACTCACGCTGccaaccccccagcccctgatCCCTGGGATGCTACTGTCAGGCCCATCCTCTCCCAGTGGACTCCCAGGGGGGTGCTGCCTGTCTGGACTCCCACATGGGGAACCTTGTTCCCATGCCAGTGGGTGGAGGCGGAGGAGGGGCTGGCCTTTCTTGCTGTGAGTTGGCTGCCTCCTCTGGGCCTTGCATCCCCGACCCCCACTCCCTTAGCTGCCTGCCCGAGCCTGCCTTCTCACAGGAAGCTTAGCTCAGGGAGTGGATGGGGCCTCAGAGTCCgtgctggggggcggggaagggggtaAGGCGCCCCCACCTGCGCAATCTGGGGTCTGGGGGGTGGGATCTTCTCAGATAAGGGCATGCCCAtcaccccccagcccctctgcccccccactNNNNNNNNNNNNNNNNNNNNNNNNNNNNNNNNNNNNNNNNNNNNNNNNNNNNNNNNNNNNNNNNNNNNNNNNNNNNNNNNNNNNNNNNNNNNNNNNNNNNNNNNNNNNNNNNNNNNNNNNNNNNNNNNNNNNNNNNNNNNNNNNNNNNNNNNNNNGGGGgcatgggggagtgggtgggggagaggtgtgGAAGGGACGGTGGGTGTATGGccaggtggggggctgggcaaGTGGGTGGGCTGAAACATGCAGTGGGGGGCGTGGACAGAGCCACTCACCTGTTGGAGAAGCAGTGGGCCGCGGACACCACCCAGCAGGTGTGGACAAGACTCCCCGCACAGAAGTTGTTCCCGATGTAGATGGCGGCCAGCCAGGGGTGGGAGCCGGGCAGGGAAGACGAGCCGCCGATGATGCGTGGCCGGAGGAAGCTCCTTTTCTTGTGCCTCTTGCCACAGGCCTGGCGTCCCACTGGGGCAGGCTCAGCCCGGCTCAGCAGGACCTCAGCGGGCAGGGGCGGGATTCTGGCAAGGGATTCTGGGGGCACAGGTCACCGGATCACACCCCCGCCCAGAGTGGGTCCTGGCTGCCACCCTCACCCACCACCCGCCCCACCCCGGGCAGCTCACATGGAAAAGGGCCCAGGGCTCCGCCCCCTCTGCCCTCACAGGCACACAATCtactccctgagcctcagtttcctcttctatacaATGGGGAGAATGAGACCCCGTCAGTCGCAAGGCTCTGTGGGAACCACAGTGGTGTGGCATGCCTGGCAGGGGTTCCTGTCCCTCCCAGCTGCCCGGGACCTCAGAGCCCAGGCCAGTCAGGTGGCCCTGGGGGCACAGGGGCCCGAGGGCAGGCTGCTCTCCTGGAGCTTCCCACCTCCAGGGTCTGACTCCAGGGGAACCTGCTGGACTTCCCACCCCCATTATTCACCCCTAACCGGCACTTTCCTGTCTCGGCTCAGGCTGGGTGGGAGCCACCCAGAGGACCTGTGACCTGCTGGCCCGCTCTGACTCCAGGTGCCAGCCCGTCACATGGCTTCAGGTGAGCCCTGCTCCagggggcctcagtttccccatctctcagAGGGGGCCATGGACCTCCAAAGAGGGAGGACCACAGGGAAAATTGCTGTGACCCCCGTGGGACAGGGGCCAGGCTGCCCCCGCTCGATCCTCACGCCCCCTGTTGCACATTCGCGCACCACAGGCCACCAGGCGGCAGTACTCCCAGGAGAGCGCGCTGTCCTTCACCACGTAGCACCAGGGCCTCTCGTCCTTGTCTGGGTTCCTGGGGTGCGTGGAGAGGCAGGTGGGCCGGGGCCGGGGCAGATGGGAGAACCCGGCAGGGTGGGGCTCCTGACACCCCCTTCCCAGCAGCGTTTGGCTGATTCTGCAGATGGGCACCTTGGCCTCGGGCCCTGTGGGCCTGACTTCCGGCCCCGGGACAGAGCCTGCCCACCCTGGATGAGGCAGCCTGAGGCAGGCCAGGCCAGTGCTGACCGGCAGTAGGCGTGGGGGCCCAGGCCGAGCAGGGCCGCGGCGCCCACGGAGTCCACGTGCAGCTCCTGGTAGAGCAGGTCCGAGTTCCAGGCCAGGCAGCTGAGCCCCGAGGCCGCCGTGCTGGCCACGCCCCGATAGTCGGTGCCGTTCCCCACGAAGCAGCGCTGGGCGGGTACTGTGGGCAGCACGGGGTGCGGTGAGCCCGGACCCGAGGCTGTGTCCGCCCTGACCCTGGCCCCGGGGCCCAGGGCCAGGAGGTGACCACTCACCAACGTTGCAGAGCCGCCCAGCGTGGCCCGGCGGGCAGGAGCATACGGTGGTCCCAGTGGCCACGATGAGGTGGCAGGTGCCCCCGTTCAGGCACGGGCTGCTCAGgcaagctggggggagggctCAGAAGCTAGGCCTCAGGCCTTGAGGATGCCGGCCGCGTGAGGGCGGGCTCGGGGCCGGTCGGCCTGGTGCCTGCGGCTGGGGGACCCCGGGCCAGCCCCTCCCCGGCCATGTCGTACCTGTGTGGCGGGCGCCCTCGCAGCGGATCTGGCCCCCGGCACACTCACACTGCTCCACTTGGCCCTGGCTCACTCGGGCCCAGCGGTCACCCACCTCCAGGTGCTCGTAGCGCGTCTCGTCGAAGCATTTTTCTGGGGGTCGCGGAGCACCCTCACACCGCTGTCCTCGGGCAGGCACTTCCCCCACCCATCCTGCCAGGacctggcctggccctgggcgCCCCCGTGGCCCTGCGCACCTGTGCCACAGTCCTTGCCTGTGAAAGCCGTGGGGCAGGTGCAGTGGTAGGACTCGGGGTCCTGCGTGTTGGAGCACGAGCCCCCGTTGAGGCACGGGCTGGAGGCGCAGGGATCCGGGGCAGCTGGGGACACGCGGAGGAACAGGGGGCAGATGTAAGAGAACACGGCCTGTCAGCATGCCTCTCCCAGACCCCGTCTGCTTGCCAAGGCCCACAGTGCCTCCATCAGGCCTCCTGCCTTCAAGCTGCCCCTCAGGGTTCCTTGGGGTGCAGGCCTTCCCTGTCttcccagcaccccccacccagcaCACAGAGCCTGGGCAAGCGGGCGTCTGGGTCTGTACCTGGAAGCCCAGCCCCCCATCAGGCAGCACAGTCCCCTCCTGTGTGCCCTGGGATCCTTGTAGGTGGGGCTGTCAGCAGCCCCCCTGCAGACCCTATGGGCCCTCATCTCTGTTCAGGGCTCTGTCTGTGCAGCCACAGGGCCCAGCCGACCACCAGGGGGCGCCTTGGTCCCAGCAATGACCGAGGCAGCAAGGTGGCTCCTGGAGAAGCAGGGTCCTGCCTGGGAGGGGCTCCACCCTCTGCACTCCTGCTGCCCCCTGGGCTGATgactcctctgtcccttcccaggtCCCCAGCGCTGCAGTGGGGTGGACCCCAAAGTCCTCTCCTGCACTCCAAGCAGGACCCGCTGTCCCAGGTCAGCTCTGTCCCCTTGGCTCCCACCTCCATCAGCAGGTTGACCCTAGCACTCCCTTAGACTCACCGCACCCCAGAACCAGCAACCCCCCCCCAGCCGCCAGCACCCACCTGGACCCTCCCTGGGCACAGAGACCTGTGCACAATAGCCCCAGGCCCTGTCACGGTCATAGTTGTGAGTGGTGGCACACCTGGGGGTGAGGAGACAGGTGGGTCCCAGCCCAGagacctgcccccccacccccccgcgcCTCTGGCAGGGCGCCCCGCTGGCCGCTCTGGAGCTCTGCCTGAGTCAcacccacccccccttccctgctgtgTAAGGGCTCAGGCTGGAgtagggagggtggagggtggacaGGGGCCCTGGGGACCTGGGGGGCTGGTGCTCTGTGCCTGcgggcctccccccccccccNCCCGGGACCCACCACTTCCTGTGGGCGCTTCCCTCCGAAGTGCAGGAGTGGAACATGCGGCCGCCATAGCGGAAGGGGAGCCTGCAGGGCCGCCCGTCCTCTGTGAGCactgcgggggggaggggagagggtcaagGGGCTCCCGTGCTGGGCTCCTCCTGACCCCGCATCGCCCACCCCGCTCCCCAGCAGCCACCTGCGATCCTCCCAACCCACCCGCCCAGGTGCAGCCCGCCGCCTCCGCCTCCGGGAAGCTCTCCTGACCCACCTGGGCCCCCAGGGCTGCTGCCGGAGGGAGCTGCCCTGGGCGGGGGGGTGAGCCCCCTACCACGGGGTCCCTGTGCCTCTGGAGCACTCGTGGCTGGGGTCCCAGGGCTCACGGAGGTTACAGGGATCGTGGGGGTCCCAGGGGTCACTGTGGCGTTAGGTTCTGGGGGTTCTGTGAGGTTCTAGGAGGAGCCAAGAGGGCTGTGATGGTGTCAGTGTGGGATGGCCCCCCTCACACTCAGCTGACCGCCGTCCCCAACCACAGTTCCCATATTGGGGCCCTCAGGTGTTAGAGTAGAAACCAAGGGGACCCTGGCCACTGGCTGGCCTGAGACCTCAGCTGGGCCCCATCCCCTCCCGCCGAGCCCGTGGGGTTAGACAGGGCGGGCTGGGTGTCTTCCAGCCTCCAATCCTGGGGATCTGTTCTGGGGGATGGACGAGAGCAGCCATGAGGCCTCcgaggtccccccacccccccaaacaaTGGGACCCAAAAGCGGCCCAGAGAGAGGGGAGTGGCCCTCATGCTCCCAGGTGGGGTCCCAGCAGGTCAGATCCCCAGGCCTCCTGtcccccaggccagcccagcaTGCCCGTCCGCCCGCTGAAGGCCAGAAAGCCAGCTGTCAGCGCGCTGGGCCCCTCACCCACTCCACAGCCCTCCCTGGCCCCGGCCCCAGGACCCAGAGTGGGCACAGGGAACCCATGGTCACAGCGCCATGGGGTCAGCGCTCACCCTGCCAGCCAGGGGCTGAGCCCCTTGaggcaccagcagcagcagcagcagca from Ailuropoda melanoleuca isolate Jingjing chromosome 11, ASM200744v2, whole genome shotgun sequence includes the following:
- the HGFAC gene encoding hepatocyte growth factor activator isoform X1 — translated: MASPVERWGPEAGARSPSPHRQCVRQDFLEEASKLRPGDTVRSRASVADARGHSWTRWGELGCRCEGHVGPALEAARVNHFQVALTPACPGCSVSASRCPSRQPRRSHGALGLGSQPLRPAGNGPAAAAAAGASRGSAPGWQVLTEDGRPCRLPFRYGGRMFHSCTSEGSAHRKWCATTHNYDRDRAWGYCAQVSVPREGPAAPDPCASSPCLNGGSCSNTQDPESYHCTCPTAFTGKDCGTEKCFDETRYEHLEVGDRWARVSQGQVEQCECAGGQIRCEGARHTACLSSPCLNGGTCHLIVATGTTVCSCPPGHAGRLCNVVPAQRCFVGNGTDYRGVASTAASGLSCLAWNSDLLYQELHVDSVGAAALLGLGPHAYCRNPDKDERPWCYVVKDSALSWEYCRLVACESLARIPPLPAEVLLSRAEPAPVGRQACGKRHKKRSFLRPRIIGGSSSLPGSHPWLAAIYIGNNFCAGSLVHTCWVVSAAHCFSNSPRRESVLVVLGQHFFNQTTDVTQTFGIEKYIPYPMYSVFNPSDHDLVLIRLKKKGDRCAVRSQFVQPICLPEPSSPFPAGHKCQIAGWGHQDENVSGYSSSLREALVPLVADHKCSSPEVYGADISPNMLCAGYFDCKSDACQGDSGGPLACEKNGVAYLYGIISWGDGCGRLNKPGVYTRVAKYVDWIKDRIWPPKRPVDSS
- the HGFAC gene encoding hepatocyte growth factor activator isoform X3 — its product is MGRWAWGPSLCAPPGMALLLLLLLVPQGAQPLAGRNLTEPPEPNATVTPGTPTIPVTSVSPGTPATSAPEAQGPRGRGLTPPPRAAPSGSSPGGPVLTEDGRPCRLPFRYGGRMFHSCTSEGSAHRKWCATTHNYDRDRAWGYCAQVSVPREGPAAPDPCASSPCLNGGSCSNTQDPESYHCTCPTAFTGKDCGTEKCFDETRYEHLEVGDRWARVSQGQVEQCECAGGQIRCEGARHTACLSSPCLNGGTCHLIVATGTTVCSCPPGHAGRLCNVVPAQRCFVGNGTDYRGVASTAASGLSCLAWNSDLLYQELHVDSVGAAALLGLGPHAYCRNPDKDERPWCYVVKDSALSWEYCRLVACESLARIPPLPAEVLLSRAEPAPVGRQACGKRHKKRSFLRPRIIGGSSSLPGSHPWLAAIYIGNNFCAGSLVHTCWVVSAAHCFSNSPRRESVLVVLGQHFFNQTTDVTQTFGIEKYIPYPMYSVFNPSDHDLVLIRLKKKGDRCAVRSQFVQPICLPEPSSPFPAGHKCQIAGWGHQDENVSGYSSSLREALVPLVADHKCSSPEVYGADISPNMLCAGYFDCKSDACQGDSGGPLACEKNGVAYLYGIISWGDGCGRLNKPGVYTRVAKYVDWIKDRIWPPKRPVDSS
- the HGFAC gene encoding hepatocyte growth factor activator isoform X2, which produces MGRWAWGPSLCAPPGMALLLLLLLVPQGAQPLAGRNLTEPPEPNATVTPGTPTIPVTSVSPGTPATSAPEAQGPRGRGLTPPPRAAPSGSSPGGPVLTEDGRPCRLPFRYGGRMFHSCTSEGSAHRKWCATTHNYDRDRAWGYCAQVSVPREGPAAPDPCASSPCLNGGSCSNTQDPESYHCTCPTAFTGKDCGTEKCFDETRYEHLEVGDRWARVSQGQVEQCECAGGQIRCEGARHTACLSSPCLNGGTCHLIVATGTTVCSCPPGHAGRLCNVVPAQRCFVGNGTDYRGVASTAASGLSCLAWNSDLLYQELHVDSVGAAALLGLGPHAYCRNPDKDERPWCYVVKDSALSWEYCRLVACESLARIPPLPAEVLLSRAEPAPVGRQACGKRHKKRSFLRPRIIGGSSSLPGSHPWLAAIYIGNNFCAGSLVHTCWVVSAAHCFSNSPRRESVLVVLGQHFFNQTTDVTQTFGIEKYIPYPMYSVFNPSDHDLVLIRLKKKGDRCAVRSQFVQPICLPEPSSPFPAGHKCQIAGWGHQDENVSGYSSSLREALVPLVADHKCSSPEVYGADISPNMLCAGYFDCKSDACQQPCRRGTRAGPWPVRRMAWPTCMASSAGAMAVGGLINPVSIPGWPSTWTGSKTGYGPLSGLWIPPETAPTSGLGILPLHGSQTRFPDS
- the HGFAC gene encoding hepatocyte growth factor activator isoform X4; amino-acid sequence: MAAACSTPALRREAPTGSAAPDPCASSPCLNGGSCSNTQDPESYHCTCPTAFTGKDCGTEKCFDETRYEHLEVGDRWARVSQGQVEQCECAGGQIRCEGARHTACLSSPCLNGGTCHLIVATGTTVCSCPPGHAGRLCNVVPAQRCFVGNGTDYRGVASTAASGLSCLAWNSDLLYQELHVDSVGAAALLGLGPHAYCRNPDKDERPWCYVVKDSALSWEYCRLVACESLARIPPLPAEVLLSRAEPAPVGRQACGKRHKKRSFLRPRIIGGSSSLPGSHPWLAAIYIGNNFCAGSLVHTCWVVSAAHCFSNSPRRESVLVVLGQHFFNQTTDVTQTFGIEKYIPYPMYSVFNPSDHDLVLIRLKKKGDRCAVRSQFVQPICLPEPSSPFPAGHKCQIAGWGHQDENVSGYSSSLREALVPLVADHKCSSPEVYGADISPNMLCAGYFDCKSDACQQPCRRGTRAGPWPVRRMAWPTCMASSAGAMAVGGLINPVSIPGWPSTWTGSKTGYGPLSGLWIPPETAPTSGLGILPLHGSQTRFPDS